In Corynebacterium matruchotii, a single genomic region encodes these proteins:
- a CDS encoding class II 3-deoxy-7-phosphoheptulonate synthase, whose amino-acid sequence MSWTVDIPKEALPDLPPLPDGIRQQFEDVISRDAKQQPSWDTLLAQNVRKILESVPPIVVAPEVRELERQLAAVANGEAFLLQGGDCAETFESNTEPHIRANVKTLLQMAVVLTYGASTPVVKLARIAGQYAKPRSSDTDEHGLPSYRGDIVNAVEADAELRKHDPARMVRAYANAAAAMNLVRSLTKSGTADLYRLTEWNREFVSQSPAGARYEALAQEIERGLRFMNACGVADDSLRSADIFASHEALLVDYERAMLRLAKDENGETKLYDLSAHQLWIGERTRGIDDFHVNFAALIANPIGIKIGPTVTPEEAVAYAEKLDPDRVPGRLTMVARMGHDKVRQVLPGVVRAVEDSGHKVIWQSDPMHGNTFTASNGYKTRHFDKVIDEVQGFFEVHRALGTHPGGIHIELTGENVTECLGGAEDITDVDLPGRYESACDPRLNTQQSLELAFLVAEMLRN is encoded by the coding sequence GTGAGTTGGACAGTTGATATCCCCAAAGAAGCCCTCCCAGATCTACCCCCGCTGCCTGATGGAATTCGTCAGCAGTTTGAAGATGTTATATCTCGGGATGCCAAGCAGCAGCCCTCGTGGGATACGCTGCTTGCGCAGAACGTGCGCAAGATTTTAGAGTCTGTCCCACCGATTGTGGTGGCCCCCGAGGTTCGGGAATTAGAGCGGCAGCTTGCCGCGGTGGCCAATGGCGAGGCCTTCTTGCTACAGGGTGGCGACTGTGCGGAAACCTTTGAGTCCAACACTGAACCGCACATTCGTGCGAATGTAAAGACCTTGTTGCAGATGGCTGTGGTGTTAACGTATGGCGCCTCAACCCCCGTCGTAAAGCTAGCGCGTATCGCGGGGCAGTACGCCAAGCCGCGGAGCTCGGACACGGACGAGCACGGGCTGCCCAGCTACCGGGGTGATATTGTGAACGCGGTAGAAGCCGATGCTGAACTGCGGAAACATGATCCGGCGCGCATGGTTCGAGCGTATGCTAACGCCGCGGCGGCCATGAATTTAGTGCGGTCGCTCACCAAGTCGGGTACCGCAGATCTGTATCGGCTAACGGAATGGAACCGGGAATTCGTGTCGCAGTCACCCGCTGGCGCCCGCTACGAAGCATTAGCACAAGAGATCGAACGCGGCCTGCGGTTCATGAATGCGTGCGGTGTGGCGGACGATAGCTTGCGTTCCGCAGATATTTTTGCATCCCACGAGGCGTTGCTTGTGGATTACGAGCGTGCCATGCTGCGGCTGGCCAAGGATGAGAACGGTGAAACCAAGCTTTATGACCTGTCCGCACATCAGCTGTGGATCGGGGAGCGCACCCGGGGTATTGACGACTTCCATGTGAATTTCGCCGCGCTCATCGCCAATCCGATTGGCATTAAGATCGGCCCAACGGTCACCCCCGAGGAAGCGGTGGCGTACGCGGAGAAGCTGGATCCTGACCGGGTGCCGGGCCGGCTGACCATGGTGGCCCGCATGGGGCACGATAAGGTGCGGCAGGTGTTGCCCGGCGTGGTTCGGGCGGTGGAAGATTCTGGGCACAAGGTGATTTGGCAGTCGGACCCGATGCACGGCAATACGTTCACCGCTTCGAATGGCTATAAGACCCGCCATTTTGACAAGGTGATTGACGAGGTGCAGGGCTTTTTCGAGGTGCACCGCGCGTTGGGCACCCATCCGGGCGGCATCCACATCGAACTGACCGGCGAGAACGTGACGGAATGCTTGGGTGGCGCGGAGGACATCACGGACGTGGATCTGCCCGGCCGCTATGAGTCCGCGTGCGACCCGCGGCTCAATACGCAGCAGTCCCTGGAGCTGGCGTTCCTGGTTGCGGAAATGCTGCGCAACTAG
- a CDS encoding epimerase produces the protein MNILILGGTAWLSSTIARTATGRGHHVTCAARGTDTPPQGCAFIPLDRNQPDAYATLPNITWDAVVDVTTSRDFAADAITNICTNQWVYVSSASVYADMSDPNRDETTPLVSPEGADTPGNFPAAKVACEQQFPPETTCIIRPGLIGGAGDPTGRSGYYPWRFTHPTGPEVLAPDRRMPVALIDVTDLAAWIVHCMEHQVMGVFNAVGPAHTLNDVYELSPIPVREVPTDALLSAGINQWFGPTSLPLWLADPNLQYAMVFDSTAARNHGLTTRPLAETLQAAAQTFQPGTSGLTDEEERELRAYLTASTSE, from the coding sequence GCACCGCCTGGCTCAGCTCCACTATCGCCCGCACCGCCACAGGCCGCGGCCATCACGTGACCTGCGCAGCTCGCGGCACCGACACCCCACCCCAAGGATGCGCCTTCATCCCGCTCGACCGTAACCAGCCCGACGCCTACGCCACGCTTCCCAACATCACCTGGGATGCGGTGGTTGATGTCACCACCAGCCGCGACTTCGCCGCCGACGCCATAACGAATATTTGCACCAACCAGTGGGTGTATGTGTCCTCAGCCAGCGTCTATGCCGACATGTCCGACCCCAACCGGGATGAAACCACCCCCCTGGTTTCCCCCGAGGGCGCGGACACGCCCGGCAATTTTCCGGCCGCCAAGGTGGCGTGCGAACAACAATTTCCCCCAGAAACCACCTGTATCATCCGGCCCGGCCTCATCGGCGGCGCCGGCGACCCCACCGGCCGCAGCGGCTACTATCCATGGCGGTTTACCCACCCCACCGGCCCGGAGGTACTCGCCCCAGACCGCCGCATGCCGGTGGCCCTGATTGATGTTACCGATCTTGCTGCCTGGATCGTCCACTGCATGGAACACCAGGTGATGGGTGTGTTCAACGCGGTCGGCCCCGCCCACACGCTCAACGACGTGTATGAGCTCTCCCCCATCCCCGTCCGGGAGGTTCCCACCGATGCTCTGCTGTCGGCCGGCATTAACCAATGGTTCGGGCCCACATCCCTCCCCTTGTGGCTTGCCGACCCCAACCTCCAATACGCCATGGTGTTCGACAGCACGGCGGCACGAAACCATGGGCTCACCACCCGCCCCCTGGCGGAAACCCTCCAGGCGGCGGCCCAAACCTTCCAGCCGGGCACCAGCGGCCTCACCGACGAGGAGGAACGCGAGCTACGCGCCTACCTCACGGCGTCGACAAGCGAATAA